TTATCCATTGAGGAAGTGGCAGCTGACTTTCATGCGCGTTATAGTGTAACAGGAAAACGCTATCGCTATATATGGTCGTGTGAGCCTGTACAAAGCCCGTTTCGTCGATATTACACAGTAGAGACCAATGGGGTTAAACCAGACGTTACAGCGATGCAGGAGGCGGCTAAGGCGATTATCGGGACACATGATTTCTCATGCTTCTGTGCAGCGAATACAAGTGTCCAAGATAAAGTGCGAACTGTTCATAAGCTCGATTTTGAATGGCATGGTGAAGAGCTACATATGGTCATTGAAGGTAGTGGCTTCTTATACAATATGGTACGCATTATTGCCGGAACTTTATGGGAAGTGGGCATAGGACGTCGAGAAGTGCAAAATGTTGAGCTAGTCGTTGCTTCAATGAATCGCGATAAGGCTGGCAAAACGGCGCCACCACAAGGCTTATACCTTGAAAAAGTGTTTTATTAAGGTCGATTGTTTAATAGAATACGGTATGTTTTAGAG
This genomic interval from Lysinibacillus sphaericus contains the following:
- the truA gene encoding tRNA pseudouridine(38-40) synthase TruA; this encodes MRRLKAIISYDGTQFSGYQVQPGERTVQAEVERVLAVMHKGNKVKVTASGRTDARVHATGQTLHFDTPLTIPVEKYMKALNVQLPRDIRVLSIEEVAADFHARYSVTGKRYRYIWSCEPVQSPFRRYYTVETNGVKPDVTAMQEAAKAIIGTHDFSCFCAANTSVQDKVRTVHKLDFEWHGEELHMVIEGSGFLYNMVRIIAGTLWEVGIGRREVQNVELVVASMNRDKAGKTAPPQGLYLEKVFY